The nucleotide window GAAAGGATATCATATATGTCTGTGTATACATGCAGCTGTCTGCTGGGCCTGGCGAAGCAGGACGAAGTGCGTGGTAGCTAGCTACTACAGTACGCTGTAGATTTTACCTCTAGGCTAGGTGTTATCTCGCAAGGTTTGGCCAGATAATCCCGCTTTTGTCAGACAGATTAGCAAAAGCGGAACTGAGGGGGTAGTTAGCTACGTCGTCGATGTTCAGGCTGCTTCTGGGCTAAGTGATGTGGCTGCATCTTAACAGTCTACCTGGCAGGGGTGTAAAACATTTGCTCGCAATCACAGTAACCGCCGGACAGTACAGACAGTGGAGAGTTGAAGGTTTGGAAGCAAGATTCACCTCATGCTTCGTACTCACTTTCCCTTCTTCGTGACAGGCCCAAAGGGAACACATGTGACCGAAAGCAAAGGGGCGTTCCTTTAGCCAGGGGCAGGGTTTAAAACCTCAACTTGCCTAAACATTCTACTGTATAAGACTTTTAACAACCCTGCAAGAAGCTAACTCAGTTACATATCTAAACCCTGAGCCGCCAGATGATTTCAGAGCCGGGAAGTAGCTCATTGAGGCTCAGATGCTACCAACACCGTCAGGCGATTTGCGTTATAAAAGCGGACTTCTACTTGTAGTAATTACTAAACCCCCTTTTGTTTATTTTTAGCCTTTGGGCACACCCAGTGCCTTTACAGTTCTGAGCTGTACTGTAGAAGCTCGAGTCGTCTGTTTCAGAGCACCTGGTATAAATATGCAGAGGTGGTGCGGAGTCAAGGGCGTCCGAGGGGAGGAGACAAAACAGTCGACGATCATGCAAGAAGTCAACTATTTGGCAGTTTGATCTATGCTAGGTTGGAATTTCGGGGTCGATCGACGCAAAGTGGTGATAATCGagtcggtgttgttggtggttTGGTTTTTGACGCCTGCCAGGGGGTTCAGCGGCCAGGATGTGTCTACGGGGGTCAACTGAAGTGGGTCGATTGCGAGCATGAGGGCCTGTGCCCGTAGCGGGATCCGGGTTTGTCCAACAAACTATGTGGTAATAAACTCCAACAAGTTGTGCAGGCTATTCAACAGTCCTCGGAAAGATACAGTACGAAGTAAACCCATCCAATCCCTGCCCTCACAATAAGAAGGCTGCGGAAGCTTTGAAGCAAGGCAGGAAAAGTGACAATGTTCGTTGTCAGGTACGCTTAATCCAATCATTGGAAAACCTACAGTACGGGTACATGTTTGTTCAAGTGCAAGTGGGAAGACCGAGCAAGGCGGCAAATTCAGTTGACGCCGTCTCTATGCGATACATCGCCCAAAACAACCTTAAACAAACAAGCTTCTCGCTATCCGACCGACTGCCAAATACGGAATGATGCGTCAACGGGCTTCTCCGTCTATGTCTTTACGTCCTGATCATTTGGGTTGTGAGAAAATTCTAACTCTGAAGTGCTGCCACCAACCAAAGCATCAGATCGGTTAGAGTTGTGCATGAGGCAAGCAAGACTTTGTACAGACCAAGGATGGAACTAGCATGTCGCCATGAACTTTTCTTGCCGAGTGGCACACAGCGCTCGTGAGATCGCCATGAACATGGCGCGGACCGCCGAGGATGTCCGATTATCCGAGCAGAGTTTACTTTGCAGACTTGGTATCTGGCCGTTATTCCCCTAACTCAAACTACCACGTTGTCTCGTGCAGGAGGGGAGGGCAGGTATGCCGTGTCGAGGACAGCCGCCCCCTATTAGCAACGTGAAGCTTACGCGAGCGGCTGTTCACTTGGAGATTATGGAGTTCCGCCTTCTCTTCGCCCTGCTGCTGGTTTCAACGGCTACGGGGCTCTTCGTCCGTTTAAAGTGGAAAGACttcttgcagcagcagcaacaacaacaacatcaacaacaactgccgtcgctctcgtcctcgtccccccACTGCCTGAGCCTGGAGGACGGGTGGCGACTGGCGGCTGAGTTCCAGGCCTTGATCCGTAATtactcggccgccgcggccgacgaACTCGTGGCTCCCGACGTGGTGGCCCACTGCGACGGCATGAACGCACTGGCGGGCAAGCCGCTGGGCGCGCCGACGTACCGCAACCGAGACGAGCTCAAGGCAGCGCTGGAGCGGCAGAGCGGGCGCCCGACGCCCGTCTCTCTGAGGACCGTCGACGTTGTGACGTGCGACACGGTTGTGCTCAAGTGGACGGCCGCCTTTGGCGAGGCGAGGCTGCCTGTCAGGGGCATCCAGATCCTGACCGTCGAGAGGGGCGGTCCTGTGGGAGGCTGGGCCATCAAGACCATCGACACCGAGTTCAACAGTCTTGCGtacctcgtcaacctcggcggTACGTACAACATGCCGACCGATCGAGTCGGCTTCCAACCCTAGTCTGTCCAAGGGCTATGCTCGTTCCCGGGTGCTTGGAAGGATTGCACTGTTGTATCTTGGGTCACGATGTCGAAGGGCCTGTTCTTTTTGGAAGTGTCTCAGATCTtgaaagggaaaagaaaacccgAAAAAAGAGTGAAGAAAAAGTCAAAACCGCCCAAATGGAAGCAGCTTCTAAAGGTTGCTCAACCAAATTAGTCTCGGGGCACAAAGAAATTAGGATTGGAGTAAGTAAGCATAGTAGACAGCCTCGGGATATTTCCAGACGAATGTAAAGTCAACAGCGGTTGCGCTGTCTGGTCCGTAGCCTCATTTGTAGTGCGAATTCCTTGTTGCTCTGCCTACATATCCTTAGTCAGAGATAGCGACATCTTATCGAGTTTTCATTGGAATCAAGATGCCATATTCAACAATGGAGTATGGGTAGATAACATGCACATGCGAGAACCAGACTGGCTCAGAGGGATCACTTTCTGCTCGGCAGTGTTATATGCCTCTCTAAACGAGCAGAACCTCATCCTAGCCTCTGAAGAACCCTCACGCAATAGTGCGTGCCGTGTTTAGTGAATGGAAAGCTCTGAGTGTTGTATGGTGCTGTTGGTGAGCGACGTTACTGATCCTCGGGCCAGACACAAAGAGCAGACAAAGTTGAAGTTCCCCTCCCCGGCCCTCGGCACCGAGCAGGTTGCCCGTTCTGGTCCATCGGCAGGGTTTCCGAAGACATGTTATAAAAGTAACATGGGAGACTCATGCCTGTTTTTACCCGTCGTATCTCCGACAAAGGacttcttcgtctccaaCAAAGTATGGAAACCCTACTGAGAGACATCTGGAGTCGGGAGTTGGCCACTCCTTCAGGTGAGGCACACACCCCCTTCATGCCCCCTTCACACACTAAGCCTGACTGTTTCCAGCTGCCATCGGCTCGGACGATGAGTTCCTGTCTCTGGGAGGCGACTCGTGCAGTGCCATGAAGGCCGCTCAGCGCTGTCGCCAGGCTGGCCTTCCTGTTGCAACCGTTGACATCCTTTCCGAGTCTACCATCAGCAGACTCGCAAGCTCGATAGAGGCCAAGAGgaagggcgccgccggcgcagaCGACGCAAAGGCCGACACCACCCCTGCCCGTACCGTCGAGACCTTCACCCTGAGCCTGGACGGGTTGACGCTGCCGCCTGATGTGGACCCGGACAACATCGCCTACGCGATGCCATGCACACCGATGCAAGAGGACTACTACCACCTGTTCTCGACGAACCCAGCGCCCGAGAGGCCCGGGATCATGACTACCTGCTACGAAATCCTCTTCCGAGGCGGCCATGGGCCTGTCGATCCGTAcagggcggccagggcgtGGCAGGCCATCGTGGACCGCCACGCCATGTTCCGCACCCGCTTCGTGCCCCTGGCCGAGCTGGGCGTGGCGTCCTGCCGTTCCggcccgctgccgcccgagACGGTCATGCAGTTTGTGATGCGGCAATGGCCCGTCGactgcgccgtcgtccacaTCGACTCGGACAGCGAGCACGACATCCAGCAATGCAGCGCGGTGCACACGGCCAACACGCTGTACCGGGCGAAGCCGGCCGCCTGCGTGTCGGTCCGCCTGTTCGTCACGCCCTCGGCCCGCGTCTACATGAACGTCGTCCTCTGGCACATCGCGGCCGACTTTGTGGCCACGGGCGTGTTCCAGGTCGACTTTGACCGCTTCTACCGcggcgccctgctcgaccGCCCGGCCCCCGGCTTCGAACTGTACGTTCACGACCTCGGACTGACGACCCGTGGTGGCCAGGCCGCCGTGGAGGCCGGCACCCGATACTGGATCCACTatctcgccggcgccgagccgTGCTGGATCCGGCCCCACcatctcggcgtcgtcgaccggCGCCCCATCCAACaatcttcctcctctccgaCCGCCTACTTGAACCCCAACGGAAAGGAGCTTACCTGCGTCACGAACCTCGGCAAGGCATCGTGTCGACTGACCGTCGCAGGGCCGGCCGCCTCGTATTGCCGCGAGTGCCGCGTCCTGCCCTCCAGGATCCTCAGTCTCGCCTACGCCTTGACTCTGTCAAAGTACACTGGTCAGGAGGAGGTGTGCTTCTCCTACCTCGTCTCGGACCGCGACCGCGATATCCCGGACGTGGACGGTATCCTCGGCATGATGATCACCTACTTCTACGCCAGGATCAGGGTGGTCCCGTCGGCGCGCGTGACCGACCTGATACGGCGCCACCACGCAGACGACCTGGCCCACAGGAGACACCTGGTTTACCGCCCAAAGGAcgtcgcccgcgccctcggccacggGGAATCAGCTGGCGACCTTTATGGAGTGCTCCCCGTGACGAATGTGCGCTTCAACGACCGCCGGCTGGACATCCCAGAGGGGCTCGAGCTAGCGTATCGTGGCGTCATCAGTAACCTAATTCAAGAAGTATGTTATGCGCAGACATTGCCTTTCCACATCCGCTCCGCCTCCACTACGCCTGCCCTTTTTCTTGCTTTTGCATGAAACGTGTGTCCGCCAGAATGGAGAGTTTTACAAACTGTGCCCTGCTGACTTGTTTGCGTGTGCGTTTCTCTGACGTAGCTATTCATCTCGCTGATCGTGGTGCCCGAGACTGATGGGAAACATGTAACGGTAAACTTTAGGTTCAAGAAACTATGGTTTACTGAGGAGAGCGTACAAGCAATGGCCGACACGTACGCCCGCATCTTCCACGCGGTTGCGTCAGGGACCTGCGAGACCGTGGCAGATGTCATGGCACGCATCTAGATAGGCGTCCTAAGACATGGAGACTCTAACTTGCACGGGGTGGTAGGAAGTACTAGAGGCAAACGTTGATATGGAACGCTACAATACAACTACACTGCGGCGACTAGTGCTAGGGAGAATAGTCAACGTACAGTTTATCACATGAACAGTATTACCGCTAAGCTGTTACAAGTATCCCCATGTAATAACATCTGCATCATCTTGGCTATTCAAATTCTTTCTAGTCCGTAACATCAACATGTGACAATGAGCACCTGATAGTTCATCACTCGACAGCCTAATGATTCCTGCAGACCACATAAATGTCACTTATAGAGGCGCAGGCCGTGTCGTCGTCTATCCAGTCTCTCCATCCCTTCTGAAGCTCCTCGAGATTGATTTCGAGTCCGATGCAACGGGCCTCGCTCTCAATGCTGGCGCGGGCTTCCGCGTCGGCGCTGGTGCGAGCGACCAGGCCACCCCAATTCTCACGCTCCTCGCGTGACGACACGACCCAGGGTGCCTGGCCGACGGTGATGTCATTGCTTGAAAAGCCCTGGAGGAGTTAGCAAACATGAATAAATACTGTGTGAACACATGATCCATCGGTTTCATCTCTGCCGGTTAGAGAGAGACGGGGGGAGGACGCCTtaccgccgccatcgcgtACGTCTTGAGCTTTCTTCCAACGTACGGATCGCACCCCTTGGCATCCATGATCGCGCTAATAACCTCGTAGGTACGGCGGATCTAGTGCCGGTGAGGTGGGTTGTGAGCTCAAGGGTTCTCCAGACATGCATGACCCGATGGGAGACGCCTACCGCCTGGTTCTCTGGCCACAACATGAGGCACGCCCTGTCGGCCTCCTTGCAGCACACGAAGCCGCCGACCTTCACCGCGGACCGTAGCTCGACTAGTGCCCGAGGTGCGTCCGATGTGTGCATCACGACGTTGTGCGTGTGGGCTAATCGCATGGTGGTTTTGCCTCGTCAGCTCGTTTTTCTTGTGGTAGCAGtggtcatcttcttcttccgtttcctttgtttttgttttcttctGATGTCATTCAATATTCTCTGGCTGCTCTTACCAACGTCACATGCGCCCTTGATGAGTTCGAAGCCGGGCTCGCTGGCCGTAGGGCCCAGGTCTAGGGCATCCCCCACGGCGAAGCGAACGTTTTGCACATTGGCTTTCTGGGCAGCGTCTCTGGCCTGGCTAATTACGGCCGGGCTGCCGTCGATGGCCAGGATGGTCGCCGAGGGGTAGCGCCTGGCGATGTCTACGGTGATGCTGGCGGGGCCCTacggaggggggaggttgcGAGGCACAATGGTAAGCATGAGGAATAGGAGCGTCCGTGAATCTCGGTGTACATACGCATCCAACGTCCAGAAGGGTGAAATTAGGAGGGAGCGAGTCAAGGACGGGGACGAGATAGGGCACCGAGTTGGCCATGGTTCGGCTGGATATGTGAGCGTGTATGGTCCCAACGCTATGTCCCAGGTAATTCCTGGTCACGTCCAATCGAGATGGCATTTTGCCACGAAAACGTCCTGTCTAGAGGGAATAAAAGGTTGTTTGTGTGAAGACAATATGGGAGTGCTTGGCAGAAGAAAAGGGACGAAAGCGGGTGTTGTGGCTTTTAACCAATATGGTCCAGCCATGAATGATGCTTCATACTAGCTGTGCTACCAATATTGTCGGTTCAACACACTTGTGTGAATCTGTGTGGTTTCTGACTTAGAAATATGTCCTGCTGCGGTTGGATAATTCTTCCAAAAGGCCCTTTCCAATGCCCATGAGTATCGATATTTACCATGGCCACTCGTGTTGACGCCCCCTTTAAGGTGTGTACTTTGTGAAACTATTCACTCAAGGCTGGCTGGTCGTAGCCCGGAAAATCACCGTCGTCTGAGGGCTCATCAGTTTGGTCTTCAATTTGCAACACGACTACCTTGCAAGCATGGCAAGTCATCATGAACGGATGCGCGGTTGACGCGTCACTTGCCGTGATACTCTCGGCGAAGATGGGCATCACGGACTCCGGAGAGTATGGCAAGGTTATGTGGGCTCGTGAGAAGCAACGCGAGATGTGAATATCCCGGCATACGGAGGAGATGTGACGAGCTAGTACCGGAAACTAGTCCAATGGAGTTTACAGGGGCCGGGCGTTTGATTCTCTACCTTTTGCTTAAACTCTGTGGGACAGGGAATCCGTTATCTCAGTCAGGGGGGGGGCCCTGACGACCGAGGCTGCACACACAATCACCTTACAAGGCAAACAAGCTCCACGCGCGGCCCCGGGGCCAAACTCTCTATAAAACAATTGCAGAGGTGTCCGCCGGCCAAACATCTCGGGTAACTCACGTTGTGGTCAAACCTTGATGTACGGAGTTTGTAGACGCGTAACCACTTCTGTCGTCCAGCTTCTTCCAGCCGGATGGAGAGTTTCTCGCCAAACTTCCCGGGCCGTTGAGGCAGCCATCATTCGCTCGGAACAACTTGGGCCAGTGAGTACAGACGCCTAGGCGAATAGAGGGATGAGGGACGGAGTTCGGGGGGAAAGAATGAGAAAAAAAGGTTAAAGAAAGAAGCCTCATAACCGCCCATCACAAACTAACGCCCATACGCGCAATTTTAGTCAACTTTTAACTAGAATTCCCGGGTCGAAACTCACTCCCCACGCTCCCGGGTTTCAGATCTTGGCCAGTTTGCGGTATTATACTCGATTGCGCACTAAGTagtggtgtgtgtgtgtgtgtacagAGCAGCAACGACAAACACTAGCTCGCCCA belongs to Colletotrichum higginsianum IMI 349063 chromosome 5, whole genome shotgun sequence and includes:
- a CDS encoding Nonribosomal peptide, coding for MKAAQRCRQAGLPVATVDILSESTISRLASSIEAKRKGAAGADDAKADTTPARTVETFTLSLDGLTLPPDVDPDNIAYAMPCTPMQEDYYHLFSTNPAPERPGIMTTCYEILFRGGHGPVDPYRAARAWQAIVDRHAMFRTRFVPLAELGVASCRSGPLPPETVMQFVMRQWPVDCAVVHIDSDSEHDIQQCSAVHTANTLYRAKPAACVSVRLFVTPSARVYMNVVLWHIAADFVATGVFQVDFDRFYRGALLDRPAPGFELYVHDLGLTTRGGQAAVEAGTRYWIHYLAGAEPCWIRPHHLGVVDRRPIQQSSSSPTAYLNPNGKELTCVTNLGKASCRLTVAGPAASYCRECRVLPSRILSLAYALTLSKYTGQEEVCFSYLVSDRDRDIPDVDGILGMMITYFYARIRVVPSARVTDLIRRHHADDLAHRRHLVYRPKDVARALGHGESAGDLYGVLPVTNVRFNDRRLDIPEGLELAYRGVISNLIQELFISLIVVPETDGKHVTVNFRFKKLWFTEESVQAMADTYARIFHAVASGTCETVADVMARI
- a CDS encoding Methyltransferase, yielding MANSVPYLVPVLDSLPPNFTLLDVGCGPASITVDIARRYPSATILAIDGSPAVISQARDAAQKANVQNVRFAVGDALDLGPTASEPGFELIKGACDVAHTHNVVMHTSDAPRALVELRSAVKVGGFVCCKEADRACLMLWPENQAIRRTYEVISAIMDAKGCDPYVGRKLKTYAMAAGFSSNDITVGQAPWVVSSREERENWGGLVARTSADAEARASIESEARCIGLEINLEELQKGWRDWIDDDTACASISDIYVVCRNH